One segment of Methanolinea sp. DNA contains the following:
- a CDS encoding cupin domain-containing protein — MDDGADPPGGEKRQKKKRDELLGKVFVLKDLVDYQEGTVASRMIVDRDAGSITVFSFDEDEGLSEHTAPYDAVVTILEGECEVWVAGTTHRMREGETIIFPANVPHALSAVTRFKMVLTMIRG; from the coding sequence ATGGACGACGGGGCCGATCCGCCGGGAGGCGAAAAGAGGCAGAAGAAGAAGCGCGACGAACTCCTCGGGAAGGTGTTCGTCCTCAAGGACCTCGTGGACTACCAGGAGGGGACCGTTGCGAGCAGGATGATCGTCGACCGGGACGCGGGGAGCATCACCGTCTTCTCCTTCGACGAGGACGAGGGGTTGTCCGAGCACACGGCCCCCTACGACGCGGTCGTGACCATCCTCGAGGGCGAGTGCGAGGTCTGGGTCGCGGGGACGACGCACCGCATGAGGGAGGGCGAGACGATCATCTTCCCCGCGAACGTCCCGCACGCCCTCTCCGCCGTGACGAGGTTCAAGATGGTCCTCACGATGATCAGGGGGTGA
- a CDS encoding NAC family transcription factor, producing MPGEEKEGIYCTVCGGIPPDQVKIRKVVIDGKETGIDRLDWILADVSSLGLQDDDAITDAIVERVQKFNYIPGKKMAEYRAALLREYKAFRSGRRAGVDDGA from the coding sequence ATGCCGGGCGAGGAGAAGGAGGGGATCTACTGCACGGTGTGCGGCGGGATCCCCCCTGACCAGGTGAAGATCCGCAAGGTCGTGATCGACGGGAAGGAGACAGGGATCGACAGGCTGGACTGGATCCTCGCGGACGTCTCCTCCCTCGGTCTCCAGGACGACGACGCGATCACCGACGCGATCGTGGAGCGCGTCCAGAAGTTCAACTACATCCCGGGCAAGAAGATGGCCGAGTACCGTGCCGCACTCCTCCGCGAGTACAAGGCGTTCCGGTCGGGGCGGCGGGCGGGCGTGGACGACGGCGCGTGA
- a CDS encoding HD domain-containing protein: protein MERDALSAIHLAAGIAARAHAGQARKDGITPYIVHPARVATLAARFGGDHVAIVSAWLHDVFEDCAPGACAAARKEIGALPLPEGEARAVMAIVEALTKDPSLPKEVQIPDSLDRILAAPPQAVLVKLCDRIDNLLDAELRGGGFKEAYFRKSHLVLERLRDAGVRHGYGGAVAVMEALLGE, encoded by the coding sequence ATGGAACGGGACGCGCTCTCTGCCATCCACCTCGCCGCGGGGATAGCCGCGAGGGCGCACGCCGGCCAGGCGAGGAAGGACGGGATCACCCCCTACATCGTCCACCCGGCCCGCGTCGCGACGCTCGCTGCCCGGTTCGGCGGGGACCACGTCGCCATCGTCTCCGCGTGGCTCCACGACGTCTTCGAGGACTGCGCCCCGGGGGCGTGCGCTGCTGCCCGCAAGGAGATCGGGGCACTCCCGCTCCCGGAGGGAGAGGCGCGGGCGGTCATGGCGATCGTGGAGGCGCTCACGAAGGACCCCTCCCTCCCGAAGGAGGTGCAGATCCCCGACTCCCTCGACCGGATCCTCGCCGCCCCTCCGCAGGCTGTCCTCGTCAAGCTCTGCGACAGGATCGACAACCTCCTCGACGCGGAGCTCCGGGGCGGTGGGTTCAAGGAGGCGTACTTCCGCAAGTCGCACCTCGTCCTCGAAAGACTGCGGGACGCCGGCGTGCGGCACGGGTACGGCGGGGCGGTCGCCGTGATGGAGGCGCTGCTCGGGGAATGA